One genomic window of Psychrobacillus sp. INOP01 includes the following:
- the rpoZ gene encoding DNA-directed RNA polymerase subunit omega, with protein sequence MLYPSVDSLKTQIDSKYSLVSVASKRARQLQEEGGERLISYVSHKQVGRALEEVAAGELTIQSSSDSVVYEDEV encoded by the coding sequence ATGTTATATCCATCTGTAGATTCTTTAAAAACCCAAATCGATTCAAAATATTCTTTAGTGAGTGTTGCTTCTAAAAGAGCACGTCAGCTACAAGAAGAAGGCGGCGAACGCCTGATTTCATATGTTTCTCATAAGCAAGTTGGGAGAGCGTTAGAAGAAGTTGCAGCTGGTGAACTTACTATACAATCATCTAGTGATTCTGTAGTTTATGAAGACGAAGTATAA
- the coaBC gene encoding bifunctional phosphopantothenoylcysteine decarboxylase/phosphopantothenate--cysteine ligase CoaBC, with product MLTSKKILVCVTGGIAVYKAVALVSKLTQAGANVKVMMTKSAMEFVQPLSFQAMSRNDVYFDTFDEKDSSVIAHIDLADWADLVIVAPATANLIGKLANGIADDMVTTTLLATTADVWIAPAMNVHMYENAAVIRNITQLSRDGYQFIEPSEGFLACGYVGKGRLEEPEKIVQLVGAYFAPKELPLKGSKVVVTAGPTRERIDPVRFLTNFSSGKMGYAMAEAAASLGAETILISGPVSLSAPANVTLVSVESAKEMLDAVLLHFETASIVIKTAAVADYKPKEVYSQKMKKQAGDSTILLERTTDILLELGKRKKDQLLIGFAAETNDVIHYAKSKLVKKNADYIIANDLTEAGSGFGTDTNAVTLVGKNMEQYFPHQSKKELALQVLQTIIQLEKDDSK from the coding sequence TTGTTAACTTCTAAAAAAATTCTTGTTTGTGTTACCGGTGGTATTGCCGTATATAAAGCGGTTGCATTGGTTAGTAAATTGACACAAGCAGGGGCAAATGTAAAAGTAATGATGACAAAATCGGCGATGGAATTTGTTCAACCATTAAGCTTTCAGGCTATGTCTAGAAATGATGTGTATTTTGATACATTTGATGAAAAGGACTCTAGCGTTATTGCGCATATCGATTTAGCAGACTGGGCAGATTTAGTGATTGTAGCTCCTGCAACTGCCAATTTAATCGGTAAACTAGCAAATGGTATTGCGGATGATATGGTGACTACTACATTATTGGCAACAACTGCGGATGTATGGATAGCACCTGCAATGAATGTACATATGTATGAAAATGCTGCTGTTATACGTAATATTACTCAACTTTCAAGAGATGGTTATCAGTTTATCGAGCCTTCTGAAGGTTTTTTAGCCTGTGGATATGTAGGTAAGGGTCGGTTAGAAGAACCAGAGAAAATAGTACAGTTGGTAGGTGCGTATTTTGCGCCGAAAGAACTACCTTTAAAAGGAAGCAAAGTTGTCGTAACGGCAGGTCCAACTAGAGAGAGAATTGACCCTGTCCGATTTTTGACTAATTTTTCAAGTGGAAAAATGGGATATGCTATGGCCGAGGCTGCGGCAAGTCTGGGAGCAGAAACTATTTTGATCTCTGGTCCTGTCAGTTTGAGTGCTCCAGCAAACGTAACGCTTGTTTCCGTAGAAAGTGCAAAAGAAATGCTAGATGCCGTGTTGCTTCATTTTGAGACAGCTTCGATAGTTATAAAAACTGCTGCCGTGGCAGATTATAAACCTAAAGAAGTTTATTCTCAAAAGATGAAAAAGCAAGCTGGTGATTCTACTATTTTATTAGAAAGAACTACCGATATTCTTTTGGAACTGGGTAAACGAAAAAAGGACCAATTATTAATAGGCTTTGCAGCAGAAACAAACGATGTGATCCATTATGCTAAAAGCAAGCTAGTTAAGAAAAATGCGGATTATATTATTGCCAATGACTTGACCGAAGCGGGTTCAGGATTTGGAACAGATACGAATGCTGTAACGTTAGTTGGTAAAAATATGGAACAGTATTTTCCTCATCAAAGCAAGAAAGAGCTTGCGCTACAAGTACTGCAAACCATTATTCAATTGGAGAAAGATGATTCTAAATGA
- the priA gene encoding primosomal protein N' produces MIVEVIVDVSAYPIDRPFDYIVPEELETVVERGSRVHVPFGNRKVQGFITNIKEHSDLDVSKLKEIISIIDVEPVITEELLQLSKWMTNKTLCYEIDALQVMLPAALRATYKKEILLVEPDGVDIGTLALFGSKETISYEVFEKAGLLRQMKKYLDQGNFQLETVIKQHGKVKTIAKYRMVENKELVHTLLSELPKNAIKQKELIEWLLMQKQPLYTMAELKDRAQTNNHTVKALIDKGILEKENKEIYREISSLEYSDRDHRFKLTDEQQEALDQINEAQDKNQDTTFLLHGITGSGKTEIYLNAIEKSINEGKQAIMLVPEISLTPQMTRRFKLRFNDQVAVMHSGLSVGEKFDEWRKIWRGEVKVVVGARSAIFAPFKNLGLIILDEEHESTYKQEDTPRYHARDVAIWRSSFHQCPVILGSATPSLESYARASKGVYSLLTLQMRAKEQSLPFVNVVDMRAELKNGNRSMFSLDLADAIREKLDKKEQIVLFLNKRGFSSFVLCRDCGTVVECDNCDISLTYHREGEQLKCHYCGHEEPVPKQCPECSSEHIRFFGTGTQKVEEEITKLFPYARVLRMDVDTTRTKGSHERILKQFGDGEADILLGTQMIAKGLDFPNITLVGVLNADTTLHLADFRAAEKTFQLMTQVSGRAGRHDKEGQVYIQTYTPEHYAIEYSKSQLYEPFYHKEMLVRKQFEYPPFYYLTLVQVTHENVLLASEYAKLATDWLRENLSSTTMVIGPTSSAISKIQNRYRYQCLIKYKKEPILVEKLQQLIKIYRTEWIKKGIILTIDLDPSTIL; encoded by the coding sequence ATGATAGTAGAAGTTATTGTAGATGTATCAGCTTATCCTATTGATCGGCCTTTTGACTATATTGTACCTGAAGAATTAGAAACAGTTGTAGAACGTGGAAGTCGTGTACATGTTCCTTTTGGAAATAGAAAAGTACAAGGATTTATAACGAATATTAAAGAGCATTCTGATTTAGATGTGTCCAAGCTCAAAGAGATTATTTCTATAATCGATGTGGAACCTGTAATAACCGAAGAATTATTACAACTTTCCAAATGGATGACCAATAAAACGCTATGCTATGAGATAGATGCACTTCAAGTAATGCTACCAGCTGCTCTCCGTGCTACATATAAAAAAGAAATATTGTTAGTAGAACCAGACGGAGTAGATATAGGGACACTAGCATTATTTGGTTCAAAAGAAACGATTTCTTATGAAGTATTTGAAAAAGCTGGACTATTACGGCAGATGAAAAAGTATTTAGATCAAGGTAACTTCCAGTTGGAGACTGTTATTAAGCAACATGGAAAGGTAAAAACAATCGCTAAATATCGTATGGTGGAAAACAAAGAATTAGTTCATACCCTACTAAGTGAACTCCCCAAAAATGCGATTAAACAAAAAGAGCTAATCGAATGGCTTTTAATGCAAAAGCAACCTTTATATACAATGGCAGAACTTAAAGATAGAGCACAGACAAATAATCATACGGTTAAAGCTTTAATCGATAAAGGAATTTTAGAAAAAGAAAACAAAGAAATATACCGTGAAATAAGCAGTCTTGAGTATAGCGACCGGGACCATAGATTTAAATTGACGGATGAACAACAAGAAGCTCTAGACCAGATCAATGAAGCGCAGGATAAGAATCAGGATACTACTTTTCTTCTACACGGCATTACCGGTAGTGGGAAAACAGAGATTTATTTGAATGCTATTGAAAAGTCAATCAATGAAGGCAAACAGGCAATTATGCTTGTACCTGAAATATCATTGACACCTCAAATGACTAGAAGATTTAAATTGCGTTTTAACGACCAAGTAGCTGTAATGCATAGTGGGCTATCAGTCGGTGAAAAATTTGATGAATGGCGTAAAATTTGGCGTGGCGAAGTGAAGGTTGTTGTCGGTGCTAGATCTGCAATATTCGCACCTTTTAAAAATCTAGGCTTAATCATTTTAGATGAGGAGCATGAATCTACCTATAAACAGGAAGATACACCAAGGTATCATGCGAGAGATGTAGCAATTTGGAGAAGTAGTTTTCATCAATGTCCAGTAATTTTAGGAAGTGCAACACCTTCACTTGAATCCTATGCACGAGCTTCAAAGGGAGTGTACAGTTTATTAACTTTGCAGATGCGTGCGAAAGAACAGTCTTTACCATTCGTAAATGTTGTGGACATGCGTGCAGAGTTAAAAAACGGAAATCGTTCTATGTTTAGTTTAGATCTTGCGGATGCTATCCGAGAAAAGTTAGATAAAAAAGAACAAATCGTTTTATTTTTAAATAAAAGAGGATTTTCCTCATTTGTATTATGTAGAGATTGTGGAACAGTAGTAGAATGCGACAATTGTGATATTTCGCTTACCTATCACCGAGAGGGCGAGCAGCTTAAATGTCATTATTGTGGACATGAAGAACCAGTACCGAAGCAATGTCCCGAATGTTCTAGTGAGCATATTCGATTCTTCGGAACAGGTACTCAAAAGGTGGAAGAAGAGATTACAAAGCTATTCCCTTATGCAAGAGTTCTTCGAATGGATGTAGATACCACTAGAACGAAAGGGTCACATGAACGGATTTTAAAACAATTTGGAGATGGCGAAGCGGACATCTTACTTGGAACCCAAATGATTGCAAAGGGGCTTGATTTTCCCAATATTACGCTTGTTGGTGTATTAAATGCTGATACAACTTTGCACTTAGCCGATTTTAGAGCGGCCGAAAAAACATTTCAGTTAATGACGCAAGTTAGCGGACGAGCTGGAAGACATGATAAAGAAGGTCAGGTGTATATCCAAACGTATACACCGGAGCATTATGCAATAGAATATTCGAAATCGCAGTTGTATGAGCCGTTCTATCATAAAGAAATGCTGGTGCGAAAACAGTTCGAATATCCACCTTTCTATTATTTAACACTTGTTCAGGTAACACATGAAAATGTCCTGTTAGCCTCGGAATATGCAAAATTAGCAACTGATTGGTTACGTGAGAATTTATCTTCCACGACGATGGTAATTGGACCAACTTCTAGTGCAATTAGTAAAATACAAAATAGATATCGCTACCAATGTTTGATAAAATACAAAAAAGAACCAATATTAGTGGAAAAGCTTCAACAATTAATAAAAATATACCGAACCGAGTGGATAAAAAAAGGAATCATTTTAACAATTGATTTGGATCCTTCCACAATTTTATAA
- the def gene encoding peptide deformylase produces the protein MAIRSIITHPNDVLLKKCEEITEFDAKLAKLLDDMYDTMVASDGIGIAAPQVGEAIQAAIVDLGEGQDIIEMINPEVVEIGGSEIEVEGCLSFPDVYGEVERPFYVKVEAQDRTGALYELQAEDYEARAVLHEIDHLHGVLFTTKVIRYVELEELENEVEEV, from the coding sequence ATGGCAATACGTTCAATTATTACACATCCAAATGATGTACTATTAAAGAAATGTGAAGAAATTACTGAATTTGATGCCAAATTGGCTAAGCTTTTAGATGATATGTACGACACGATGGTCGCTTCTGATGGAATCGGAATAGCTGCACCTCAGGTCGGAGAGGCAATTCAAGCAGCAATCGTTGATCTAGGTGAAGGTCAAGATATTATCGAAATGATCAATCCAGAAGTAGTGGAAATCGGAGGGTCAGAAATAGAAGTGGAAGGATGCTTAAGCTTTCCTGACGTTTATGGAGAAGTAGAACGTCCATTTTATGTAAAAGTAGAAGCTCAGGATCGAACAGGAGCTTTATATGAATTACAAGCAGAGGATTATGAAGCAAGAGCCGTTTTACATGAAATAGATCATTTACATGGTGTTTTATTTACAACAAAGGTTATTCGTTATGTAGAATTGGAAGAACTTGAAAATGAGGTGGAAGAAGTATGA
- the fmt gene encoding methionyl-tRNA formyltransferase, with protein sequence MTSIIFMGTPTFSAPILRMLVDEGYKVKAVVTQPDRPVGRKKVLTAPPVKEEAIQLGLPVIQPNKLKGSDELDQIIALKPDLIVTAAFGQILPKELLEVPELGCINVHASLLPAYRGGAPIHQAIIDGQSKTGVTIMYMEEKLDAGDIISQSEISIEHSDDTGLLFEKLSAVGSELLKETLPSIIAKTNNRTKQDDTKVTFAKNISREQERIDWNNSALQLHNQIRGLHPWPVAYTTLDGQVVKIWKADTTSIQTNEKPGTVVKIESEYFVVQTGKSEAIRINELQPAGKKKLSAEDYLRGVGSKLRIGDIFE encoded by the coding sequence ATGACATCTATTATCTTCATGGGTACCCCAACATTCTCCGCACCTATTTTGAGAATGTTAGTGGATGAAGGCTATAAAGTAAAGGCTGTCGTGACTCAACCAGATCGACCAGTAGGTAGAAAAAAAGTATTGACCGCACCTCCTGTAAAAGAAGAAGCCATTCAACTTGGTTTGCCTGTAATTCAGCCGAATAAATTAAAAGGATCAGATGAACTAGATCAAATTATCGCCCTAAAGCCAGATTTAATCGTTACTGCCGCTTTCGGTCAGATTCTCCCGAAAGAATTGTTAGAGGTTCCTGAACTTGGTTGCATTAATGTTCATGCATCGTTGCTACCTGCTTATCGTGGTGGTGCACCAATTCATCAGGCAATAATAGATGGGCAAAGTAAAACAGGTGTAACAATAATGTATATGGAAGAAAAATTAGATGCTGGAGATATAATATCGCAAAGTGAAATATCTATTGAACACTCTGATGATACTGGTCTGTTATTTGAAAAACTAAGTGCAGTTGGTTCTGAGCTACTTAAAGAGACATTACCTTCCATTATCGCAAAAACGAATAATCGTACTAAACAGGATGACACAAAAGTAACTTTTGCTAAAAATATTTCACGTGAACAAGAAAGAATAGATTGGAATAATTCAGCGTTGCAATTGCACAATCAAATTCGTGGGCTTCACCCTTGGCCAGTAGCCTATACAACATTAGATGGACAAGTTGTGAAGATTTGGAAGGCGGATACTACTTCGATTCAAACGAATGAAAAACCTGGAACTGTTGTGAAAATTGAGTCAGAATACTTCGTTGTTCAAACTGGAAAGTCAGAAGCGATTCGGATTAATGAGTTACAACCAGCTGGTAAAAAGAAATTGTCCGCAGAAGATTATTTGCGCGGCGTAGGCTCGAAATTGCGAATAGGAGATATATTTGAATGA
- the rsmB gene encoding 16S rRNA (cytosine(967)-C(5))-methyltransferase RsmB produces the protein MTKKSEKIWTGNVRDAALTILMAVEKQQAYSNLLLHQTIEKYTIDPKDRALLTELTYGTLQYKMTLDYYLQPFIKGKLDDWVKQLLRLSLYQIHYLSRIPDHAAVNEAVEIAKRRGHKGIASAVNGILRSILREGVRSTEDIKNREERLSIETSHPLWMVNRFISQYGFETTEKMLKENNEPPVTTLRVNLFKRTVDQVLHLMTQEGHVVAKSEIIPECIYLFNGQAARTTAYQEGFVTIQDESSMIPAYVLQPEPGMTVLDMCSAPGGKTTHIAEKMKNTGKLVAMDIHQHKLKLVKENAERLGFSFIETVEMDGRKASENYAPQSFDRILVDAPCSGLGVMKRKPDIKYTKKEKDFASLKPIQMNLLEEAYKLLKPDGLMVYSTCTVDLEENEGTTQLFLDAHPDMELQHFPNVIKRIKKQEKEGTLQIFPQDLRSDGFYVALFQKKK, from the coding sequence ATGACGAAAAAAAGCGAAAAAATTTGGACAGGTAATGTTCGAGATGCTGCACTTACTATATTAATGGCTGTTGAAAAGCAGCAAGCATATAGTAACTTACTATTACACCAAACGATAGAAAAGTATACGATTGACCCGAAAGATCGCGCGTTACTTACGGAACTAACTTATGGCACCCTTCAATATAAAATGACACTAGATTATTATTTACAACCGTTTATTAAAGGGAAATTAGATGACTGGGTTAAGCAATTACTCCGCTTATCCCTATATCAAATCCATTATTTATCGCGTATTCCTGATCATGCGGCTGTTAATGAAGCGGTCGAAATCGCGAAAAGAAGAGGACATAAAGGAATTGCCTCAGCAGTTAATGGTATATTGCGGTCTATTTTAAGAGAAGGCGTTCGTTCAACGGAAGATATTAAAAATAGAGAAGAGCGATTGTCCATCGAGACAAGCCATCCACTATGGATGGTAAATCGTTTCATATCACAATATGGTTTTGAAACGACGGAGAAGATGTTGAAGGAAAATAATGAGCCGCCTGTTACGACGTTGCGAGTAAACTTATTTAAGCGTACGGTTGATCAAGTACTTCATCTGATGACACAAGAAGGGCATGTAGTGGCTAAAAGTGAAATCATTCCCGAGTGTATTTACTTATTTAACGGACAAGCAGCTAGAACAACTGCTTATCAAGAGGGCTTTGTAACAATTCAAGATGAAAGTTCTATGATTCCTGCTTATGTTCTTCAGCCAGAACCTGGGATGACCGTTTTAGATATGTGTTCAGCACCTGGTGGTAAAACTACTCATATTGCCGAAAAAATGAAAAATACAGGGAAACTTGTGGCAATGGATATTCATCAGCATAAATTAAAGCTAGTGAAAGAAAATGCAGAGCGTTTAGGCTTTAGTTTTATCGAAACAGTGGAGATGGATGGAAGAAAAGCTAGCGAAAATTATGCACCACAATCATTTGATCGCATACTTGTGGATGCACCATGCAGTGGACTTGGCGTTATGAAACGTAAGCCTGATATTAAATATACAAAAAAAGAAAAAGATTTTGCTTCCTTAAAACCAATTCAGATGAATTTATTAGAAGAAGCGTATAAACTTTTAAAACCGGATGGATTAATGGTATATAGTACTTGTACAGTCGATTTGGAAGAAAACGAAGGAACGACACAGCTATTTCTAGATGCACATCCTGATATGGAACTTCAACATTTCCCAAACGTTATTAAACGTATAAAGAAACAGGAAAAAGAAGGAACGCTTCAGATTTTCCCGCAAGATTTACGTAGTGATGGATTTTATGTAGCTCTATTTCAAAAAAAGAAATAG
- a CDS encoding Stp1/IreP family PP2C-type Ser/Thr phosphatase, which produces MPNSKEVNDKMKFVVKTDVGMKRTVNEDRVEVFMREDSRLLAVVADGMGGHNAGDVASELAVSEFKKYFAAFNPFIVKARDWLTYTFQSINQTVSRHSKMSAECAGMGTTLIAGLFEKHQGIIAHVGDSRVYLISAEQVLQITRDHSYVNVLIDSGEISEEQAKTHPNKNVLMKAIGTERTIQPDFYDIAFQPNSYLLFCTDGLSNKISESFMQSTLYSNRTLEEKGQDLVDEANNSGGEDNISLILLSNNDEEV; this is translated from the coding sequence TTGCCAAATTCAAAAGAGGTGAATGATAAGATGAAGTTTGTTGTGAAGACGGATGTAGGAATGAAAAGAACTGTAAATGAAGATAGAGTAGAAGTTTTTATGCGTGAGGACAGTCGGTTATTGGCTGTTGTTGCCGATGGTATGGGTGGTCATAATGCGGGAGACGTTGCGAGTGAGCTAGCTGTTTCTGAGTTTAAAAAGTATTTTGCTGCATTCAATCCGTTTATAGTAAAGGCAAGAGATTGGTTAACCTATACATTTCAATCGATCAATCAAACTGTTAGTAGACATTCTAAAATGAGCGCAGAATGTGCTGGTATGGGAACAACATTAATCGCAGGGTTATTTGAGAAACACCAAGGGATTATTGCTCATGTTGGGGATAGCCGCGTCTATTTGATATCAGCAGAGCAAGTCCTTCAAATTACACGAGACCATTCGTATGTTAACGTCCTCATCGATTCTGGGGAAATAAGTGAGGAACAAGCGAAGACCCATCCCAATAAAAATGTATTAATGAAAGCAATTGGTACTGAACGAACAATTCAACCAGACTTTTACGATATCGCTTTCCAACCAAACTCTTATTTACTTTTTTGTACAGACGGTTTAAGCAATAAGATAAGTGAATCATTTATGCAATCCACTTTATATTCCAATAGGACGCTTGAAGAAAAAGGGCAAGATTTAGTAGATGAAGCAAATAATTCAGGCGGAGAAGATAATATTTCTTTAATCCTATTATCTAACAATGACGAGGAGGTGTAA
- the pknB gene encoding Stk1 family PASTA domain-containing Ser/Thr kinase, protein MLIGKRISGRYKLLEMIGGGGMSNVYLAHDMILDRDVAIKVLRYDFSNEEELHRRFQREALSATSLTHPHIVNIYDVGEDEDIHYIVMEYVKGDTLKEYILLNAPVSPTKSVKIMKQLTSAISAAHNNHIIHRDIKPQNILLDEEENVKVTDFGIAMALSATSYTQTNSVLGTVHYLSPEQARGGTATKQSDIYALGIVLFELLTGQLPFSGESAVSIALKHLQTETPSIRKIIPSIPQSIENVVLKATAKDPKDRYLSAEEMEADLATALTPERAGEEKFVVAIDDDATKVLPVIKEPVSFNEVSDTKKMSASNKVPKPVKPKTKNKKRKVIGGVIGGVILLLLLIFIVFPGLFKADKIQVPDVSNLELEEAIEQLESEGFTIGDETLEVSDEVEENKIIRTSPEAGKLREKNSEIHLFVSSGKETFVLENYVGKDIDQVLILLQNQDLRIDVKEVFDDQPKGTILKQTPVEGEEVIPDETDILFTVSNGPDLRTVSNLTDWNEKALSDYEKSSGFKIRVAERRNSDSIPKGNVIDQNPKPNAKVSPGSTIEVTLSDGPKAKPTKFVVKSVTIPYEQPIVEEENEEDDSDEEENKEKPVVQEQVVRIYIEDNTRSMAEPIEEFVLTETVVKQLKLEISEGKKAAYRIEINSTVFLQETIAYED, encoded by the coding sequence ATGCTGATAGGTAAACGAATAAGTGGCAGATACAAGTTGCTTGAAATGATTGGTGGAGGCGGTATGTCAAATGTTTATTTGGCACATGATATGATTTTAGATCGTGATGTAGCGATTAAGGTGTTACGTTACGATTTTTCTAATGAAGAAGAATTACACCGTCGTTTTCAACGTGAGGCCCTTTCTGCAACTAGCCTTACTCACCCCCACATTGTCAATATTTATGATGTAGGGGAAGATGAAGATATTCACTATATTGTCATGGAATATGTGAAGGGCGACACGTTAAAAGAATACATACTGCTGAATGCACCGGTTTCTCCAACCAAATCTGTAAAGATTATGAAGCAACTTACGTCGGCTATTTCTGCTGCGCATAATAATCATATTATCCACCGTGACATTAAGCCACAGAACATTTTGTTGGATGAAGAGGAAAATGTAAAGGTAACTGATTTTGGTATTGCGATGGCACTTAGTGCAACATCTTACACTCAGACAAATTCTGTATTAGGTACAGTACATTACCTATCACCTGAACAAGCACGCGGTGGTACAGCAACGAAACAGTCAGACATATACGCATTAGGTATCGTGTTATTTGAACTATTAACTGGACAACTCCCATTTTCAGGAGAGTCCGCGGTATCCATCGCATTAAAGCATTTACAAACAGAAACGCCATCTATCCGAAAAATTATTCCTTCTATACCGCAAAGCATTGAAAATGTCGTTTTGAAGGCTACTGCTAAGGACCCGAAAGATCGATATCTTTCCGCAGAAGAAATGGAAGCAGACTTGGCTACGGCGTTAACTCCTGAAAGAGCAGGAGAAGAGAAGTTCGTAGTAGCAATTGATGATGATGCAACCAAGGTGTTACCTGTTATTAAAGAACCTGTATCATTTAATGAGGTTTCTGACACAAAAAAAATGTCGGCATCAAATAAGGTACCTAAACCGGTAAAGCCAAAAACTAAGAACAAGAAACGGAAAGTAATTGGAGGGGTAATAGGTGGAGTTATCCTATTATTATTGCTAATTTTCATCGTATTTCCAGGTCTGTTTAAAGCGGACAAGATACAAGTTCCGGATGTGTCAAACTTAGAATTAGAAGAGGCTATTGAACAACTAGAGTCAGAAGGATTTACGATCGGTGATGAAACATTAGAGGTATCAGATGAAGTGGAAGAAAATAAGATAATTCGAACGTCACCCGAAGCAGGAAAGCTTCGTGAAAAAAATAGTGAAATTCATTTATTTGTATCCTCGGGTAAAGAAACCTTTGTCCTTGAAAATTATGTCGGTAAAGATATAGATCAAGTACTAATATTGTTACAAAATCAAGATCTTAGAATAGATGTAAAGGAAGTATTTGATGACCAGCCAAAAGGAACTATCTTAAAGCAAACACCGGTTGAAGGCGAAGAGGTTATTCCAGATGAAACTGATATTCTATTCACTGTAAGTAATGGACCTGACTTACGTACAGTTAGCAATTTGACTGATTGGAATGAGAAAGCTTTAAGTGATTATGAAAAATCATCTGGGTTTAAAATTAGGGTGGCAGAAAGACGAAATTCTGATTCCATTCCAAAAGGTAACGTGATTGACCAGAACCCAAAACCAAATGCAAAAGTAAGTCCAGGAAGTACAATAGAAGTAACTCTTTCTGATGGTCCAAAGGCCAAGCCTACTAAATTTGTTGTGAAATCTGTTACGATTCCATATGAACAACCTATAGTAGAAGAAGAGAATGAAGAAGATGATAGTGATGAGGAAGAAAACAAGGAAAAACCCGTGGTTCAGGAGCAGGTAGTTCGAATTTACATTGAAGATAATACACGTTCAATGGCGGAGCCTATCGAGGAATTTGTCTTAACTGAAACGGTTGTAAAACAATTGAAATTAGAAATTAGTGAAGGTAAAAAAGCAGCATATCGTATTGAGATAAACTCTACAGTATTTTTACAAGAAACAATTGCGTATGAAGATTGA
- the rsgA gene encoding ribosome small subunit-dependent GTPase A, whose translation MPTGQIRKALSGFYYVYDNGKVVQCRGRGVFRNRGESPLVGDFVDYTVEGNNDGTITVIHERKNNLVRPPIANIDQAILVFSIKEPDFNTILLDRFLVVLESFHIEPIICLTKSDLMDEELETQIREYMKDYEKIGYQLFMTYKDDPEFDEKITPLLEGKTTVLAGQSGVGKSTLLNTILPSLDLKTGIISNALGRGKHTTRHVELIEVCGGLLADTPGFSSFEFDLMEKEELYRCFPEFVVKQNDCKFRECMHVKEPKCAVKEAVDTGEIKAYRYKHYLQFLEEIIDRKPRY comes from the coding sequence ATGCCAACAGGTCAAATTAGAAAAGCGTTAAGTGGATTTTATTATGTTTATGATAATGGAAAAGTTGTTCAATGTCGTGGAAGAGGTGTATTTAGAAACAGAGGTGAATCGCCTTTAGTAGGGGACTTTGTCGATTATACAGTAGAAGGAAATAATGATGGAACAATAACAGTCATCCATGAACGAAAAAATAATTTAGTTCGTCCACCTATTGCAAATATTGATCAAGCAATACTGGTTTTTTCCATTAAGGAACCAGATTTTAATACAATTTTATTGGATCGCTTTCTGGTAGTATTAGAATCATTTCATATTGAACCGATTATTTGTTTGACGAAAAGTGACTTAATGGATGAGGAACTAGAAACTCAGATTAGGGAATACATGAAGGATTACGAAAAAATAGGTTATCAGCTATTTATGACTTATAAAGACGACCCTGAGTTTGATGAGAAAATAACTCCTTTATTAGAAGGTAAAACAACTGTTTTAGCTGGTCAATCTGGGGTAGGTAAATCGACTTTATTAAATACGATTTTACCTTCCCTAGACTTAAAAACAGGTATAATTTCTAATGCATTAGGTAGAGGTAAACACACTACAAGGCATGTGGAGCTTATTGAGGTTTGCGGGGGATTACTTGCTGATACACCAGGCTTCAGTTCGTTTGAGTTTGACTTGATGGAAAAAGAGGAACTTTACCGTTGTTTCCCAGAGTTTGTGGTAAAACAAAATGACTGTAAGTTTCGAGAATGTATGCATGTGAAAGAACCAAAATGTGCAGTAAAAGAAGCAGTAGATACCGGTGAGATAAAAGCGTATCGATACAAACATTACTTACAATTCTTAGAAGAAATTATAGATAGAAAGCCGAGGTACTAA